A window of Silurus meridionalis isolate SWU-2019-XX chromosome 4, ASM1480568v1, whole genome shotgun sequence contains these coding sequences:
- the LOC124384150 gene encoding C-C chemokine receptor type 1-like isoform X2: MNSTVWETTETSKTTPDYSEFHSYGTTLDYSEYYSYGIDDDSSPCDYYVNTKHILPVLYSVFFMVGLLGNMLVLWVILRGSQIKTMTDVSLLNLAIADLLLIFSLPFLAHYARGSWTFGNGMCTLVLGVYYIGFYSGIFFIVLMSIDRYLAIVHAVFALRIRTRAYGIFASIFVWILAVIASFPELLYLKEEHTFDKVICSAYPKDTRHNEIRSGAFFKMNVLGLLIPLIIVGFCYLMVLRRLQTLRNSKKLAIRLVIAVMVVFFCCWTPYNIAAFLKALELRYPDSTECELSKNTQLLLQITEAVAYSHSCLNPFLYVFVGEKFRRHLGRLLHQTPCIHVQCVKNYMTQATGSVYSQTTSVEERSAGV; encoded by the exons ATGAACAGCACCGTTTGGGAAACCACCGAGACCAG caagACGACACCGGATTACTCTGAGTTCCACAGCTATGGCACGACACTGGATTACTCTGAATACTACAGCTATGGCATTGATGACGATTCAAGCCCCTGTGATTATTATgtaaatacaaaacacattcTCCCGGTGCTCTACTCCGTGTTCTTCATGGTGGGTTTGCTGGGAAACATGCTGGTGCTGTGGGTGATCCTGAGAGGTTCTCAGATTAAAACAATGACTGACGTGTCTCTCCTGAACCTGGCCATCGCTGATCTTCTGCTAATCTTCTCTCTCCCCTTCCTGGCTCACTATGCCAGAGGAAGCTGGACTTTCGGTAATGGCATGTGCACCCTGGTCCTCGGCGTGTACTACATCGGATTTTACTCTGGAATTTTCTTTATCGTGCTGATGAGCATCGACAGATACTTGGCGATCGTCCATGCCGTGTTCGCCTTGAGGATCCGTACAAGGGCTTATGGGATTTTCGCGAGCATCTTCGTCTGGATTCTCGCTGTTATAGCATCATTTCCTGAGCTCCTGTATCTTAAAGAGGAACACACTTTTGACAAAGTCATTTGCAGCGCGTATCCAAAAGACACAAGACACAATGAAATAAGAAGTGGAGCGTtctttaaaatgaatgttttggGGCTGCTGATTCCACTCATCATTGTGGGATTTTGTTACTTGATGGTACTAAGGAGGCTTCAGACACTTCGTAATTCCAAGAAACTGGCCATTCGTCTTGTTATTGCTGTCATGGTGGTGTTCTTCTGCTGCTGGACACCGTACAACATCGCAGCGTTCCTCAAGGCACTGGAACTCAGGTACCCTGATTCTACAGAGTGTGAACTCAGCAAAAACACTCAGCTGCTGCTGCAGATCACTGAAGCCGTGGCGTATTCACACAGCTGCCTCAACCCGTTCCTCTACGTGTTCGTGGGTGAAAAGTTCAGGAGGCATCTCGGCAGGCTCCTGCACCAGACCCCATGcatccatgtgcagtgtgtaaagAACTACATGACCCAGGCCACAGGCTCTGTGTATTCACAGACCACGAGTGTGGAGGAACGCTCAGCTGGTGTCTGA
- the LOC124384157 gene encoding C-C chemokine receptor type 4-like, producing the protein MAMMSNSSSDLLEVTTLSSSTEEDFYFIIDGGVCDYGQVASHILPVLYSVFIVVGLLGNLLVLWVILKGAQLKSMTDVSLLNLTIADLLLIFTLPFLAHSAGDTWVFGNGMCTLVLGVYYIGFYSGIFFIVLMSIDRYLAIVHAVFALRIRTRAYGIFASIFVWILAVIASFPELLYLGVEKNGTVICSAYPKDASHNNVRSGAFFKMNVLGLLIPLIIVGFCYSMVLRKLQTLRNSTKLAVRLVIVVMVVFFCCWIPYNIAAFLKALELKLILTPECELSKKIQLLLQVTEAVAYSHSCLNPFLYVLVGEKFRRHLARLLLHTPCSHVQCMKVYMTRAASSVYSQSTSMEERSTAH; encoded by the exons ATGGCAATGATGTCTAATAGCAGCAGTGATCTTTTGGAGGTCACAACCCTCAG CTCATCAACAGAGGAAGACTTCTATTTTATAATTGatggtggagtgtgtgattatgggCAGGTTGCAAGCCACATTCTCCCGGTGCTCTACTCTGTGTTCATCGTGGTGGGTTTGCTGGGAAACCTGCTGGTGCTGTGGGTGATCCTGAAAGGTGCTCAGTTGAAAAGCATGACTGACGTGTCTCTCCTGAACCTGACCATCGCTGACCTTCTGCTAATCTTCACTCTCCCCTTCCTGGCTCATTCTGCAGGTGATACCTGGGTTTTCGGTAATGGCATGTGCACCCTGGTCCTCGGCGTGTACTACATCGGTTTTTACTCTGGAATTTTCTTTATCGTGCTGATGAGCATCGACAGATACTTGGCGATCGTCCATGCCGTGTTCGCCTTGAGGATCCGTACAAGGGCTTATGGGATTTTTGCAAGCATCTTCGTCTGGATTCTCGCTGTTATAGCATCATTTCCTGAGCTCCTGTATCTTGGAGTCGAAAAGAATGGGACTGTCATTTGCAGCGCGTATCCAAAAGACGCAAGTCACAATAATGTAAGAAGTGGAGCGTtctttaaaatgaatgttttggGGCTGCTGATTCCACTCATCATTGTGGGATTTTGTTACTCGATGGTACTAAGAAAGCTTCAGACCCTTCGCAACTCCACAAAACTGGCCGTTCGTCTTGTCATTGTGGTCATGGTGGTGTTCTTCTGCTGCTGGATACCGTACAACATCGCAGCGTTCCTCAAGGCACTGGAACTGAAGCTCATCCTGACTCCAGAGTGTGAACTCAGCAAAAAGATCCAGCTGCTGCTGCAGGTCACCGAAGCCGTGGCGTATTCACACAGCTGCCTCAACCCGTTCCTCTACGTGCTCGTGGGTGAAAAGTTCAGGAGGCATCTTGCGAGACTCCTCCTCCACACACCATGCAGCCATGTACAGTGTATGAAGGTCTACATGACCCGAGCTGCAAGCTCGGTGTATTCACAGTCCACGAGTATGGAGGAACGCTCCACAGCGCATTAA
- the LOC124384150 gene encoding C-C chemokine receptor type 3-like isoform X1: MNSTVWETTETSNEVMNINSKTTPDYSEFHSYGTTLDYSEYYSYGIDDDSSPCDYYVNTKHILPVLYSVFFMVGLLGNMLVLWVILRGSQIKTMTDVSLLNLAIADLLLIFSLPFLAHYARGSWTFGNGMCTLVLGVYYIGFYSGIFFIVLMSIDRYLAIVHAVFALRIRTRAYGIFASIFVWILAVIASFPELLYLKEEHTFDKVICSAYPKDTRHNEIRSGAFFKMNVLGLLIPLIIVGFCYLMVLRRLQTLRNSKKLAIRLVIAVMVVFFCCWTPYNIAAFLKALELRYPDSTECELSKNTQLLLQITEAVAYSHSCLNPFLYVFVGEKFRRHLGRLLHQTPCIHVQCVKNYMTQATGSVYSQTTSVEERSAGV, translated from the exons ATGAACAGCACCGTTTGGGAAACCACCGAGACCAG caatgAAGTCATGAATATAAACAG caagACGACACCGGATTACTCTGAGTTCCACAGCTATGGCACGACACTGGATTACTCTGAATACTACAGCTATGGCATTGATGACGATTCAAGCCCCTGTGATTATTATgtaaatacaaaacacattcTCCCGGTGCTCTACTCCGTGTTCTTCATGGTGGGTTTGCTGGGAAACATGCTGGTGCTGTGGGTGATCCTGAGAGGTTCTCAGATTAAAACAATGACTGACGTGTCTCTCCTGAACCTGGCCATCGCTGATCTTCTGCTAATCTTCTCTCTCCCCTTCCTGGCTCACTATGCCAGAGGAAGCTGGACTTTCGGTAATGGCATGTGCACCCTGGTCCTCGGCGTGTACTACATCGGATTTTACTCTGGAATTTTCTTTATCGTGCTGATGAGCATCGACAGATACTTGGCGATCGTCCATGCCGTGTTCGCCTTGAGGATCCGTACAAGGGCTTATGGGATTTTCGCGAGCATCTTCGTCTGGATTCTCGCTGTTATAGCATCATTTCCTGAGCTCCTGTATCTTAAAGAGGAACACACTTTTGACAAAGTCATTTGCAGCGCGTATCCAAAAGACACAAGACACAATGAAATAAGAAGTGGAGCGTtctttaaaatgaatgttttggGGCTGCTGATTCCACTCATCATTGTGGGATTTTGTTACTTGATGGTACTAAGGAGGCTTCAGACACTTCGTAATTCCAAGAAACTGGCCATTCGTCTTGTTATTGCTGTCATGGTGGTGTTCTTCTGCTGCTGGACACCGTACAACATCGCAGCGTTCCTCAAGGCACTGGAACTCAGGTACCCTGATTCTACAGAGTGTGAACTCAGCAAAAACACTCAGCTGCTGCTGCAGATCACTGAAGCCGTGGCGTATTCACACAGCTGCCTCAACCCGTTCCTCTACGTGTTCGTGGGTGAAAAGTTCAGGAGGCATCTCGGCAGGCTCCTGCACCAGACCCCATGcatccatgtgcagtgtgtaaagAACTACATGACCCAGGCCACAGGCTCTGTGTATTCACAGACCACGAGTGTGGAGGAACGCTCAGCTGGTGTCTGA